From Carettochelys insculpta isolate YL-2023 chromosome 22, ASM3395843v1, whole genome shotgun sequence, one genomic window encodes:
- the LOC142024911 gene encoding uncharacterized protein LOC142024911 isoform X2, with translation MPVSNPHAPLHPSAPPSPSLKNCSATSHCSVPAAWFRFGKFLPNSFRPAPCHRKTFPSGVGVHLGQVRLEGKGVMRPLEGLAPPPIGAQRYPQKEAIFFQERVFQKCANAEREDGHFHHPCQSSDVVHVPTGLRRTWRKRCIRDSCEGEAVAEGSPLAQPLLTDTPEPDPETQPLSRQPDKVDGLSLSTPTEEGGRRLKESDEENGKEAKESSTRPSLRTLNPRTTLCQNEDEMDPPWFCSTPIQTTEDDAKDDGYEEFRRRLGMELAEPVPCHQRKKVHTGLTARWRHHAAARGQASCRLCDRLGSERTTTEAARRSGGTTRFKAELSGGRGFALTSYKGAAG, from the exons ATGCCTGTGTCCAATCCACACGCTCCTCTGCACCcgtcagctccccccagcccttcgcTTAAAAACTGCTCTGCGACATCTCATTGTTcagtgccagcagcctggttccgtTTTGGG aagttcctCCCCAACTCCTTTAGGCCCGCCCCCTGTCACCGGAAGACGTTCCCTTCGGGGGTAGGAGTACATCTGGGTCAAGTGAGactggaaggaaagggtgtcatgcgACCCCTCGAAGGACTCGCCCCTCCACCAATCGGAGCACAGCGCTACCCCCAGAAAGAGGCCATCTTCTTCCAAGAGCGCGTGTTTCAGAAATGTGCAAATGCTGAGCGGGAAGATGGAcactttcaccacccctgccagagtTCGGACGTTGTTCACGTGCCGACGGGTCTCCGCCGCACGTGGAGAAAGCGCTGCATCCGCGACAGCTGCGAGGGGGAGGCGGTagccgaggggagccctttggcccaacccttgttgacggatacaccggaacccgaccccgaaacccaaccgctctcgaggcagcccgacaaggtagacggcctctcTTTGTCCACCCCTACGGAGGAAGGCGGCCGCAGGTTGAAGGAGTCAGACGAAgagaacggaaaagaagccaaagag agctcgacaaggccttccttgaggaccctaaaccccaggacgacgttgtgtcagaacgaagatgaaatggatccaccttggttttgctcaacaccgatacaaaccactgaagatGATGCGAAGGACGATGGCTACGAGGAATTTAGAAGGAGGCTTGGTATGGAACTGGCTGAGCCAGTCCCATGTCATCAGCGTAAAAAAG tccatacagggttaacagctcgatggcgtcatcacgctgcagcgaggggacaggcttcatgcagattaTGTGATCGCTTAGGCAGCGAAAGAACCACCACAgaggcagctcgcaggtctggtggaacaactcgttttaaagctgaattatctggtgggagaggttttgctttgaccagctacaaaggagctgcaggatga
- the LOC142024911 gene encoding uncharacterized protein LOC142024911 isoform X1 produces the protein MPVSNPHAPLHPSAPPSPSLKNCSATSHCSVPAAWFRFGKFLPNSFRPAPCHRKTFPSGVGVHLGQVRLEGKGVMRPLEGLAPPPIGAQRYPQKEAIFFQERVFQKCANAEREDGHFHHPCQSSDVVHVPTGLRRTWRKRCIRDSCEGEAVAEGSPLAQPLLTDTPEPDPETQPLSRQPDKVDGLSLSTPTEEGGRRLKESDEENGKEAKESSTRPSLRTLNPRTTLCQNEDEMDPPWFCSTPIQTTEDDAKDDGYEEFRRRLGMELAEPVPCHQRKKGLRSIVRVVVYATPAHDTVLKHCLREKLFEDCEACVIGAPGQRHQDLVAPYRLTQILEHMLQNVSRKNSV, from the exons ATGCCTGTGTCCAATCCACACGCTCCTCTGCACCcgtcagctccccccagcccttcgcTTAAAAACTGCTCTGCGACATCTCATTGTTcagtgccagcagcctggttccgtTTTGGG aagttcctCCCCAACTCCTTTAGGCCCGCCCCCTGTCACCGGAAGACGTTCCCTTCGGGGGTAGGAGTACATCTGGGTCAAGTGAGactggaaggaaagggtgtcatgcgACCCCTCGAAGGACTCGCCCCTCCACCAATCGGAGCACAGCGCTACCCCCAGAAAGAGGCCATCTTCTTCCAAGAGCGCGTGTTTCAGAAATGTGCAAATGCTGAGCGGGAAGATGGAcactttcaccacccctgccagagtTCGGACGTTGTTCACGTGCCGACGGGTCTCCGCCGCACGTGGAGAAAGCGCTGCATCCGCGACAGCTGCGAGGGGGAGGCGGTagccgaggggagccctttggcccaacccttgttgacggatacaccggaacccgaccccgaaacccaaccgctctcgaggcagcccgacaaggtagacggcctctcTTTGTCCACCCCTACGGAGGAAGGCGGCCGCAGGTTGAAGGAGTCAGACGAAgagaacggaaaagaagccaaagag agctcgacaaggccttccttgaggaccctaaaccccaggacgacgttgtgtcagaacgaagatgaaatggatccaccttggttttgctcaacaccgatacaaaccactgaagatGATGCGAAGGACGATGGCTACGAGGAATTTAGAAGGAGGCTTGGTATGGAACTGGCTGAGCCAGTCCCATGTCATCAGCGTAAAAAAGGTCTGCGTTCGATTGTACGCGTTGTTGTTTATGCCACACCCGCTCACGACACTGTCCTCAAGCACTGCCTCcgggaaaagctttttgaagactgtgaggcctgtgtcataggtgcaccaggccaaaggcaccaggacttggtggccccttacagactaacacagattttggagcatatgcttcaaaacGTCTCTcgaaaaaattctgtctga